Proteins encoded by one window of Metamycoplasma subdolum:
- the tmk gene encoding dTMP kinase: MKKGKFIVIEGMDGSGKSTIVEMLKKQVAKDKKDDQIIFTREPGSAFSKEAEKIRNLILDNNNEFSTMADAMLFATGRRINLEKGIWPALEAGKTVISDRYWHSSFVYQGILGKVGLDKVKTLNKIATDNSNPDLVIFFDLKPEISLSRLTKLRDKMDRLEHNNLSYYEKLRDAYHEVIKDDPEIFRVIDSNCTIEELYQKVVNILKKEGIF, encoded by the coding sequence ATGAAAAAAGGTAAGTTTATTGTAATTGAAGGAATGGATGGTTCTGGAAAAAGTACAATAGTTGAAATGCTTAAAAAGCAAGTTGCAAAAGATAAAAAAGATGATCAAATTATTTTTACTCGCGAACCTGGTTCTGCCTTTTCAAAAGAAGCTGAAAAAATTCGCAATTTAATTTTAGATAATAATAATGAGTTTTCTACTATGGCTGATGCAATGCTATTTGCAACCGGAAGAAGAATTAATTTAGAAAAAGGAATTTGACCAGCACTTGAGGCAGGAAAAACTGTAATTTCTGACCGTTATTGACACTCTTCTTTTGTCTATCAAGGCATCCTTGGGAAGGTTGGGCTTGACAAAGTCAAAACTCTAAATAAAATCGCAACTGACAATTCAAATCCAGATTTGGTTATCTTTTTTGATCTTAAGCCAGAAATTTCTCTTTCAAGATTAACAAAACTCAGAGACAAAATGGATAGGCTAGAACATAATAATTTATCTTATTATGAGAAATTAAGAGATGCTTATCATGAAGTGATTAAGGACGATCCTGAAATTTTTAGAGTCATAGATTCAAACTGCACAATTGAAGAACTTTATCAAAAAGTAGTAAATATTCTTAAAAAAGAAGGTATTTTTTAA
- a CDS encoding toprim domain-containing protein, with translation MNFVEIEILEKKLKEITKLSLKQVKKIAFNLLNLSENEIFNLNQAISKARENIKKCKYCNSYTDKETCEICSDKKRSKKYLVVEKYDEVSKFEEIGIWNGRYFVLEGLLDTKTSQEIVNQNIINFVALAENVDEVVLALSSTLQGQLTMQQIKKLLLDKNKFKNVFTLSTGIPLAAEIEYIDPVTLKESLINKVKI, from the coding sequence ATGAACTTTGTTGAAATTGAAATTTTAGAAAAGAAGCTAAAGGAAATAACTAAACTTTCACTAAAACAAGTAAAAAAGATTGCATTTAATCTTTTAAATTTATCTGAAAATGAAATTTTCAATCTAAATCAAGCAATTTCTAAAGCAAGAGAAAATATTAAAAAATGTAAGTATTGCAATAGTTACACCGATAAAGAAACTTGTGAAATTTGTAGTGATAAAAAAAGAAGCAAAAAATATCTTGTAGTTGAAAAATATGATGAAGTTTCTAAATTTGAAGAAATTGGAATATGAAATGGTAGATATTTTGTTCTAGAAGGACTATTAGATACAAAAACTAGCCAAGAAATTGTTAATCAAAATATTATAAATTTTGTCGCTTTGGCTGAAAATGTTGATGAAGTAGTGTTAGCATTATCATCAACTTTGCAAGGACAACTAACAATGCAACAAATTAAGAAATTATTGCTTGATAAAAATAAATTTAAAAACGTTTTTACTCTTTCAACTGGAATTCCTTTAGCAGCTGAAATTGAATATATAGATCCTGTGACACTAAAAGAATCTTTAATTAATAAAGTAAAAATTTAA
- a CDS encoding YbaB/EbfC family nucleoid-associated protein, translating to MNEMLKRAKKLQVEMEKDEKALQNQEFEVTKQGIKVVMLGTRRIKSITIDEALIDPDDPELVQDLVMLAINEVLEIIDDAYDDVNSKYSNSGMPI from the coding sequence ATGAATGAAATGCTCAAAAGAGCAAAAAAATTACAAGTTGAAATGGAAAAAGACGAAAAAGCATTACAAAACCAAGAATTTGAAGTTACAAAACAAGGAATAAAGGTAGTAATGCTTGGAACGAGAAGAATTAAATCTATTACAATAGATGAAGCTTTGATTGATCCAGATGATCCTGAACTTGTTCAAGATTTAGTTATGTTAGCTATTAATGAAGTTTTAGAAATCATAGATGATGCATATGATGATGTAAATTCTAAATATTCTAATTCAGGAATGCCAATCTAA
- the dnaX gene encoding DNA polymerase III subunit gamma/tau has protein sequence MSEVDENYLALYRQYRPKRFSEVKGQEHIVRALKNVIISNKINHAYLFCGPHGTGKTSVAKIFANTINCSHSEDLLNPCQNCIDNIDRNLDIIEIDAASNTGIDDIRDLRDKIKHLPTNSKYKIYIIDEVHMLSKGAFNAFLKTLEEPPKHAILILATTDPQKIPLTILSRVQRFNFKRIDKQIILEHLQFVYGNEKINSDLAALDLISQLANGSLRDALSIADQVSIYSNDKKIILTDVQKLFGITDKENVIKLLNLSANHNIKDLIELYNKLVLEGINLERLITSMINLLKEYIVYNKTQSISLLENYTLLDLKMLDLSLDKCYEFINLLVEIFKDVKFADFPQQVCELGLMKLASLKTHDENFKNEIKEETFNIEKVTNNNDFVVLEEKQDKKEVSKVEKIESSSLDKLNNFLDLSSIANKQKTQVTKLDVDKILEETNELLINEKTQEIERQTQETTILSPNDDSDFEVNTKNPSFANSNFQDYDDFEITQQVSTKETKTTGRSKELSETEFVDIIARCALYQKRCVEQNKIDITTSDKLKFSTFEKVLNEDYKQAKEAFQTMKILRSTNECILMKSSVKSRVWYLNENAYSEDIVLGSEKLFGRFVHIFAITEEQFLKLNELWKKHKKTYETGKVFEPLKDLSKMYKRKDTAFEKTMKSLFGDDFKYIDEDKENKE, from the coding sequence ATGAGTGAAGTAGATGAAAATTATTTAGCATTATATCGTCAATATCGTCCTAAAAGATTCAGTGAAGTTAAAGGACAAGAACATATAGTAAGAGCATTAAAAAATGTAATAATTTCTAACAAAATAAATCATGCTTATTTATTTTGCGGACCACATGGTACTGGAAAAACTTCAGTGGCCAAAATTTTTGCTAACACAATTAATTGCTCTCATTCAGAAGATTTATTAAATCCTTGTCAAAATTGCATTGACAACATTGATCGTAATTTAGATATTATTGAAATTGACGCCGCATCAAATACTGGAATTGATGATATTCGTGATTTAAGAGACAAAATTAAACATCTTCCAACTAATTCAAAATACAAAATTTATATCATTGATGAAGTTCATATGCTTTCAAAAGGTGCTTTTAATGCTTTTTTAAAAACATTAGAAGAACCGCCTAAACATGCAATTTTAATTTTAGCAACAACAGATCCGCAAAAAATACCTTTAACTATTCTTTCTCGTGTACAAAGATTTAATTTCAAAAGAATTGATAAACAAATAATTTTAGAACATTTGCAATTTGTATATGGAAATGAAAAAATCAACTCAGATTTAGCAGCATTAGACTTAATTAGTCAACTTGCAAATGGTTCGCTTAGAGATGCTCTTTCTATTGCTGATCAAGTTTCAATTTACAGTAATGATAAAAAAATAATACTAACTGATGTACAAAAGTTATTTGGAATAACTGATAAAGAAAATGTTATTAAACTTTTAAATCTTTCGGCTAACCATAACATTAAAGATTTAATTGAACTATATAACAAGCTTGTTTTAGAAGGTATTAATCTTGAACGATTAATAACTTCAATGATTAACCTTTTAAAAGAATATATTGTTTATAACAAAACTCAAAGCATAAGTTTACTTGAAAACTATACTCTTTTAGATTTAAAAATGCTTGATCTTTCTTTAGATAAATGTTATGAATTTATTAATTTGCTTGTTGAAATTTTCAAAGATGTAAAATTTGCCGATTTTCCACAACAAGTTTGTGAATTAGGACTTATGAAACTTGCTTCATTAAAAACTCATGATGAAAATTTCAAAAATGAAATTAAAGAAGAAACTTTTAATATTGAAAAAGTTACAAATAATAATGACTTTGTCGTTTTAGAAGAAAAACAAGACAAAAAAGAAGTTTCAAAAGTTGAAAAAATTGAATCAAGCAGTTTAGATAAATTAAACAATTTCCTAGATCTATCTTCAATTGCAAACAAACAAAAAACTCAAGTTACTAAATTAGATGTTGATAAGATTTTAGAAGAAACTAATGAGCTTTTAATAAATGAAAAAACTCAAGAAATTGAAAGACAAACCCAAGAAACTACCATTCTTTCTCCAAATGATGACAGTGACTTTGAAGTAAATACTAAAAATCCAAGTTTTGCAAACTCAAATTTTCAAGACTATGATGATTTTGAAATAACCCAACAAGTTTCAACAAAAGAAACAAAAACAACTGGACGTTCTAAAGAACTAAGTGAAACTGAATTTGTTGATATTATTGCAAGATGTGCTTTATATCAAAAACGTTGTGTGGAACAAAATAAAATTGATATCACAACAAGTGATAAATTAAAATTCTCAACTTTTGAAAAAGTGTTAAATGAAGATTATAAACAAGCAAAAGAAGCTTTCCAAACTATGAAAATTTTACGTTCAACTAATGAATGTATTTTAATGAAATCATCAGTTAAATCTCGTGTTTGATATTTAAACGAAAATGCTTACTCAGAAGACATAGTTTTAGGTAGTGAAAAACTATTTGGAAGGTTTGTTCACATTTTCGCAATAACTGAAGAACAATTTTTGAAACTAAATGAACTTTGAAAAAAACATAAAAAAACTTATGAAACTGGTAAAGTATTTGAACCGCTAAAAGATTTATCTAAAATGTATAAAAGAAAAGACACCGCTTTTGAAAAAACAATGAAAAGTCTTTTTGGCGATGACTTTAAATACATCGATGAAGATAAAGAAAATAAGGAGTAA
- a CDS encoding bis(5'-nucleosyl)-tetraphosphatase, whose protein sequence is MKINFEKNQNESDYEKVEKALKNFFKNVLIAFCVGLVVLLFGFLAFFIKNKSISSNLSAPMFIGFFASFVVYLSQSKSYVKFNEIEEAKSEHKKWKAIYFLNLINILLGIFFVSSAICFTAINIKLKAWTATATQKQNLENAFEKVKIVLLILAIVYTSIFIILVVLAKLILNSWGEKVKNQKVFKEKSCGAIVFKKVNDLLHVLLVEQNVGNWSFPKGHVEEGESEEETAIREVKEETNIDINIIPNFREISTYSPKLFTMKDVIFFVAKPTSDILIKQDEEIKVVEWVSIKSAKNRITHDSDIEILNKAVEFYIQKVDLFK, encoded by the coding sequence ATGAAAATTAACTTTGAAAAAAATCAAAATGAAAGTGATTATGAAAAGGTTGAAAAGGCATTAAAAAATTTTTTTAAAAATGTTCTAATTGCCTTTTGTGTTGGCTTGGTAGTTTTACTCTTTGGTTTTTTAGCATTTTTTATTAAAAATAAATCAATTAGTTCTAATCTATCAGCACCAATGTTTATAGGATTTTTCGCTTCTTTTGTAGTCTATTTAAGTCAAAGTAAATCGTATGTTAAATTCAATGAAATAGAAGAAGCAAAAAGTGAACATAAAAAGTGAAAAGCAATTTATTTTTTAAACTTAATAAACATTCTTTTAGGCATCTTCTTTGTTTCAAGTGCAATATGTTTTACTGCCATTAATATCAAGCTAAAAGCTTGAACTGCAACAGCTACGCAAAAGCAAAATTTGGAAAATGCATTTGAAAAGGTAAAAATTGTTTTACTAATTTTAGCAATAGTTTATACATCTATTTTTATAATTTTAGTAGTACTAGCAAAGCTTATTTTAAACTCATGGGGTGAAAAAGTGAAAAATCAAAAAGTATTTAAAGAAAAATCTTGTGGTGCAATTGTATTTAAAAAAGTAAATGATCTTTTACATGTTTTATTAGTTGAACAAAATGTTGGAAATTGATCTTTTCCTAAAGGCCATGTTGAAGAAGGAGAAAGCGAAGAAGAAACTGCCATTCGCGAAGTAAAAGAAGAAACAAATATTGATATTAATATTATTCCTAACTTTAGAGAAATATCAACCTATTCACCAAAACTATTCACAATGAAAGATGTGATCTTTTTTGTAGCAAAACCAACAAGTGACATACTCATTAAACAAGATGAAGAAATTAAAGTTGTTGAATGAGTAAGCATTAAAAGTGCAAAAAACAGAATCACGCACGATTCAGATATAGAAATATTAAATAAAGCCGTTGAATTTTATATTCAAAAAGTTGATTTGTTCAAGTAA
- a CDS encoding type I restriction endonuclease subunit R — MIFNESKVEDYILELLQEEKYELIDENYSWFQERQLDEFINKELLLNCLKKINIKYSNDENVLEQAIKKIMRLESLSLFERNKEFHNLLINGIKIDSKKYTPRPLIKIIDFENINNNVFQVAHQIKFKEFDRKRIPDVVVFINGIPLIVMELKSFAEDAQKNTLYEAYTQLGSDSLGDGYRYDIPTLFNYNAFLVISDGVLSKVGTLTSKFERFNEWKSIKGETGLNSNETKKTDTLIKGLFQKERLIDIIHNNLFFIQNKNNEPKKILAQYHQYFGVKKAYESILKTKKPEGSGKAGIIWHTQGSGKSFSMLMLAHKILTSKNFDGVPTIVVLTDRINLDNQLYNTFLSAKEYLRCEPIQIEGREELLKTLGTVKQGGIIFATVQKFDKHKIAKNTRNNIIVLADEAHRSHYGLEEAIHYKKINGDIEALFKYGYEKYIRESLPNATFIGFTGTPVNTAERQTTEIFGDIIDSYDMTQSIQDGATVKLYYEARFVTAKVDSNILNKIDNFYKQIEISNKASQEDIDRSKSQMSKITKLLEDDDMIKAFADDIIRHFDARSKVNNGKAMIVCQTRKAALKIYKYLTSLKDRNDLKEKIILVATDSNKDSEAERKLYGTSYSRSSLAEEFKKIDSKKRIAIVCDMWLTGYDVADLDTMYLIKMIRQSHNLMQAIARVNRVFSGKNGGLIVDYLNLKSFLDKALSQYTERDQKNNCKDIKEEIYDILIEKLNILNAMFKTINCSSFQSNDAKQKFEAIQNGADFVLQDERRKKEFLGLTLDLKQAHSVCLSIIEKEIKWNIQYYLAIRSYILKLNSHAQIVSTEHMNQYVEKLLVDAIQSDEIKILTEEQSFNDISDAIELLSEEKIKELRAQNPTSILIENIKRLLEKAISETRKNNYYKSQEYSQKLRHILDKYNNRGINFEPEKGIIALVGFAKEIFDDEKKANKLGLTGRERAFYDALVQGKTARDLMKDETLKLIASELKEFFDKYDSETTDWGKKEATQARIKIEIKKRLQKYNYPPEFRDQTIEVVIKQAYNLYEND; from the coding sequence ATGATTTTTAATGAAAGCAAAGTTGAAGATTATATTCTTGAATTATTACAAGAAGAAAAATATGAGTTAATTGATGAAAATTATTCTTGATTTCAAGAAAGGCAACTTGATGAATTTATTAATAAAGAACTGCTTTTAAATTGTTTGAAAAAAATAAATATTAAATATTCAAACGATGAAAATGTTTTAGAACAAGCAATAAAAAAAATTATGAGACTTGAAAGTCTTTCTTTATTTGAAAGAAATAAAGAATTTCATAATTTGCTAATCAACGGCATCAAAATTGATTCTAAAAAATATACACCAAGGCCATTGATTAAAATAATAGATTTTGAAAATATAAACAATAATGTCTTTCAAGTTGCACATCAAATAAAATTTAAAGAATTTGATAGAAAACGAATTCCTGATGTAGTAGTTTTTATTAATGGAATTCCTTTAATAGTGATGGAACTTAAATCCTTTGCAGAAGATGCACAAAAAAACACCCTTTATGAAGCTTATACTCAACTTGGTTCTGATAGTCTAGGTGATGGTTATAGATATGATATTCCAACTTTATTTAACTATAATGCCTTTTTAGTTATCTCTGATGGCGTACTCTCAAAAGTTGGAACCTTAACCTCAAAATTTGAACGCTTCAATGAATGAAAAAGCATAAAAGGTGAAACCGGTTTAAATTCAAATGAAACCAAAAAAACTGACACCTTAATTAAAGGATTGTTTCAAAAAGAAAGACTTATTGATATTATTCATAATAATTTATTTTTTATTCAAAATAAAAATAATGAACCCAAAAAGATTTTGGCTCAATATCATCAATATTTTGGAGTTAAAAAAGCATATGAGTCTATCTTAAAAACAAAAAAACCTGAAGGAAGCGGTAAAGCAGGAATTATTTGACATACACAAGGAAGTGGAAAATCTTTTTCAATGCTTATGTTAGCCCACAAAATTTTAACTAGCAAAAATTTTGATGGGGTTCCTACAATAGTTGTATTAACCGACAGAATTAATCTTGATAATCAACTTTATAATACTTTTTTATCTGCAAAAGAGTATTTAAGATGCGAGCCTATTCAAATTGAAGGAAGAGAAGAGCTTTTAAAAACACTCGGAACTGTAAAACAAGGTGGAATAATTTTTGCAACAGTTCAAAAATTTGATAAACATAAAATAGCTAAAAACACTAGAAACAATATAATTGTTTTGGCTGATGAAGCACACAGAAGTCACTATGGACTGGAAGAAGCAATTCACTATAAAAAGATTAATGGCGATATAGAAGCTTTATTTAAATATGGATATGAAAAATATATTAGAGAATCACTACCAAATGCAACTTTTATTGGATTTACTGGAACGCCAGTAAATACGGCCGAAAGACAAACAACCGAAATTTTTGGTGATATTATTGATTCTTACGATATGACTCAATCTATTCAAGATGGAGCAACTGTAAAACTTTATTATGAAGCAAGATTTGTTACTGCTAAAGTTGATTCAAATATTCTTAATAAAATTGACAATTTTTATAAACAAATTGAAATCAGCAATAAGGCAAGTCAAGAAGATATTGATAGATCAAAATCACAAATGTCAAAAATCACTAAATTATTAGAAGATGATGACATGATAAAAGCTTTTGCTGATGATATTATTAGACATTTTGATGCAAGATCAAAAGTAAATAATGGAAAGGCAATGATAGTTTGTCAAACAAGAAAAGCAGCACTAAAAATATATAAGTATCTTACTTCATTAAAAGATAGAAATGATTTGAAAGAAAAAATTATTCTTGTTGCTACTGATTCTAATAAAGACAGCGAAGCTGAAAGAAAATTATATGGCACTTCTTATTCTAGAAGTTCTCTTGCTGAAGAATTCAAGAAAATTGATTCTAAGAAAAGAATTGCTATTGTTTGCGACATGTGATTAACTGGATATGATGTTGCAGATCTTGACACAATGTATTTAATTAAAATGATTCGTCAATCTCACAATTTAATGCAAGCAATTGCTCGTGTTAACCGTGTTTTTTCTGGAAAAAATGGCGGACTAATTGTAGATTACTTAAATCTAAAATCTTTCCTAGATAAAGCATTGAGCCAATATACTGAAAGAGACCAAAAAAACAACTGCAAAGATATCAAAGAAGAAATTTATGATATTTTAATTGAAAAACTTAATATTTTAAATGCAATGTTTAAAACTATTAATTGTTCTTCATTTCAATCTAATGATGCGAAACAAAAATTTGAAGCAATTCAAAATGGTGCAGATTTTGTGCTGCAAGATGAAAGAAGGAAGAAAGAATTCCTTGGATTGACTTTAGATTTAAAACAAGCACATAGTGTTTGTTTAAGTATCATAGAAAAAGAAATAAAATGGAACATACAATATTACTTAGCAATTAGAAGTTATATTCTTAAATTGAATAGTCATGCACAAATAGTTTCAACTGAACATATGAATCAATATGTAGAAAAATTACTAGTTGACGCTATTCAAAGCGATGAAATTAAAATATTAACTGAAGAACAATCATTTAATGATATTAGTGACGCAATAGAATTATTAAGTGAAGAAAAAATTAAAGAATTAAGGGCACAAAACCCAACTTCAATTCTTATTGAAAACATTAAAAGATTACTTGAAAAAGCCATAAGCGAAACAAGAAAAAATAATTATTATAAATCACAAGAGTATTCTCAAAAGTTAAGACACATCTTAGATAAATACAACAATCGTGGAATTAATTTTGAACCTGAAAAAGGAATAATTGCTTTAGTGGGATTTGCCAAAGAAATTTTTGATGATGAGAAAAAGGCAAACAAATTAGGACTCACAGGAAGAGAACGTGCTTTTTATGATGCACTTGTTCAAGGTAAAACTGCAAGAGATCTTATGAAAGATGAAACTTTAAAGTTAATTGCTTCTGAGTTAAAAGAGTTTTTCGATAAATACGATAGTGAAACAACTGATTGGGGCAAAAAAGAAGCAACACAAGCAAGAATAAAAATTGAAATTAAAAAGCGTTTACAAAAATATAATTATCCGCCTGAATTCCGTGATCAAACAATTGAAGTTGTTATTAAACAAGCCTATAATTTATATGAAAATGACTAG
- a CDS encoding restriction endonuclease subunit S encodes MIEKIEQNFKKIESLALHFFNKYESELTQQFQNCFSFLSGKAFKSDHFVKKSPNKLITIKNISDLGFDTESTSYICNKNKDIKYLLNPGDILLTMTGNIGRHGIVDEENCYLNQRVLKINSISKLYIYCYLIKYKPKIISLGKGTAQKNLSIKDLNTLLVYNSLDEITTFKKYEKLFELMLNQRKKIKKLKKIKMILLEKYFY; translated from the coding sequence TTGATTGAAAAAATAGAGCAAAATTTTAAAAAAATTGAATCATTAGCATTACACTTTTTTAATAAATATGAATCAGAATTAACTCAACAATTTCAAAATTGTTTTTCTTTTTTGAGTGGTAAAGCTTTTAAAAGTGATCATTTTGTGAAAAAATCACCGAATAAACTTATTACTATTAAAAATATAAGCGATTTGGGTTTTGATACAGAATCAACATCGTATATTTGCAATAAAAACAAAGATATAAAATATTTGTTAAACCCTGGAGATATTCTCTTAACGATGACTGGAAATATAGGAAGGCATGGAATTGTGGATGAGGAAAATTGTTATTTAAATCAACGAGTTTTAAAAATTAATTCAATTTCAAAATTGTATATTTACTGTTATCTAATAAAATACAAACCAAAAATTATTTCCTTAGGCAAGGGTACTGCTCAAAAGAATTTATCAATAAAAGATTTAAATACTTTGTTGGTTTACAATTCTTTAGACGAAATTACAACATTCAAAAAATATGAGAAATTATTTGAATTAATGCTTAATCAAAGAAAGAAAATAAAAAAATTAAAAAAAATAAAAATGATTTTATTAGAAAAATATTTTTATTAG
- a CDS encoding tyrosine-type recombinase/integrase: MKDFKIFLLHQNLSKNTIESYKTSVLQYFENFEEITKQNLLAFKAVLVDKYKGKTVNLRIQGINKYLEFINKDKLKLKYIKVQQKTYLENVISDADYEFFKNKLLKDKNYEWYFVIRFLAATGARISELIQFKFEHLTRGFIDLYTKSGKIRRIFIPKKLRNKAIDYYESIERNEGYLFLNKDKKQITTRGIAHQLKALGKKYKMNLNVIYPHSFRHRFAKNFLEKRKDIALLADLMGHESIETTRIYLRKTSEEQQQIVDSIVDW, from the coding sequence ATGAAAGACTTTAAAATTTTTTTATTACATCAAAATTTATCAAAAAATACAATTGAATCATATAAGACTTCTGTTTTACAATATTTTGAAAATTTTGAAGAAATTACAAAGCAAAATTTGCTTGCTTTTAAAGCAGTTTTAGTTGATAAATATAAAGGAAAAACTGTAAATTTAAGAATACAAGGTATTAATAAATATCTTGAATTTATTAATAAAGATAAGTTAAAACTTAAATATATAAAGGTGCAACAAAAAACTTATTTGGAGAATGTAATCAGTGATGCTGATTATGAATTTTTCAAGAATAAATTACTTAAAGATAAAAATTATGAATGATATTTTGTTATCCGTTTTTTAGCAGCAACTGGTGCAAGAATTAGTGAACTTATTCAATTTAAGTTTGAACATTTGACTCGTGGTTTCATTGACCTCTACACCAAATCAGGAAAAATAAGAAGAATATTTATTCCTAAAAAATTAAGAAATAAAGCAATCGATTACTATGAATCAATTGAAAGAAATGAAGGATATTTGTTCTTAAATAAAGACAAAAAACAAATAACAACTAGGGGCATTGCACATCAACTTAAGGCTTTAGGCAAAAAATATAAAATGAATTTAAATGTGATTTACCCCCATTCTTTTAGACATAGATTTGCTAAGAATTTTTTGGAAAAAAGGAAAGACATTGCCCTTCTTGCAGATTTGATGGGACATGAATCTATTGAAACTACAAGAATATATTTAAGAAAAACAAGTGAAGAACAACAGCAAATTGTTGATTCTATTGTTGATTGGTAA
- a CDS encoding restriction endonuclease subunit S — MGTVDDLIENYQKINVLLIEFGRAYYKVNVFNNSSIIKVKDLNLKYGKSLPKSKRNKGSVPLIASNGIIDFSNSFNAKNAVVFGCRGTLGKVFFQQGECFVLNTAFFINNSSNYGNLFFAIDFQNGFVSYKSGAAQPQITLEAINKSELLLLFDDKLNYIISLHAQNQSIIKKLNKVKSILLNKYFTNQQ, encoded by the coding sequence ATGGGAACAGTTGATGATTTGATTGAAAATTATCAAAAAATAAACGTATTGTTAATTGAGTTTGGAAGAGCCTATTATAAAGTGAATGTTTTCAATAATTCAAGCATAATAAAAGTTAAAGATTTAAACCTTAAATATGGAAAGTCGCTTCCAAAATCAAAAAGAAATAAGGGGAGCGTCCCCTTAATTGCTTCAAATGGAATTATTGATTTCTCAAATAGTTTTAATGCAAAAAATGCTGTTGTTTTTGGTTGCAGGGGAACACTAGGAAAAGTATTCTTCCAACAAGGGGAATGCTTTGTCTTAAACACAGCTTTTTTTATAAATAATTCATCAAATTATGGAAATTTATTTTTTGCAATTGATTTTCAAAATGGTTTTGTTTCTTATAAATCAGGGGCTGCACAACCTCAAATAACTTTAGAAGCAATAAATAAGTCAGAACTATTATTGCTTTTTGATGATAAATTAAACTATATAATCTCTTTGCACGCCCAAAATCAATCAATTATTAAGAAACTAAATAAAGTTAAATCAATTTTGCTTAATAAATACTTTACCAATCAACAATAG
- a CDS encoding restriction endonuclease subunit S domain-containing protein, translating to MIENYQKILDKLVHISTKIYQAHKLEKSQQSLTLGECCVIKTGKLNANQEDKNGKYLFFTCSQENLRINNYAFDGKAIIISGNGEFTCKYYEGKFNAYQRTYVLNPTKYFYLFLKEVELNINQLKNGSQGSVIKFITKGMLEVISIQISKDSNSINNKIKYIYNLISNVEKEIENLKKIKQKLLEKYF from the coding sequence CAAAATATATCAAGCACATAAATTAGAAAAATCTCAGCAAAGTTTAACTTTGGGTGAATGTTGCGTAATTAAAACTGGGAAGTTAAATGCAAACCAAGAAGATAAAAATGGAAAGTATTTATTCTTTACTTGTTCTCAAGAAAACCTAAGAATAAATAATTACGCTTTTGACGGCAAGGCAATTATTATATCTGGAAATGGAGAATTTACTTGCAAGTATTATGAGGGTAAATTCAACGCATATCAAAGAACATATGTGTTGAATCCAACAAAGTATTTTTATTTATTTTTAAAAGAAGTTGAATTAAATATTAATCAGTTAAAAAACGGCTCACAAGGTTCAGTTATTAAATTTATCACCAAAGGTATGCTTGAAGTTATTTCAATTCAAATATCTAAAGATTCAAATTCAATAAATAATAAGATAAAATACATTTACAATTTAATATCAAATGTCGAAAAAGAAATTGAAAATTTAAAGAAAATAAAACAAAAATTACTGGAAAAATATTTCTAG